A region of Etheostoma cragini isolate CJK2018 chromosome 24, CSU_Ecrag_1.0, whole genome shotgun sequence DNA encodes the following proteins:
- the trak2 gene encoding trafficking kinesin-binding protein 2 isoform X3: protein MSLLNIYNEEVYDNFALEAYLALEPSSYSHPGSQSLSKVLSADRVEQMAKTYNDIEVVSHLLAERDRDLELAARIGQSLLQRNHLLQERNEALEEQLAQALDQVHQLQHELSKKDELLRMVASASEESETDSSVSTPLRQPQLLGGTAAAALSQLESLQSKLQELEEENLSLRSEACQLKTDTITYEEKEQQLVSDCVKELRESNSQMGSLTDELSQKNEEVLRHQEEIAQLLSQIVELQHRVKELALEKEELRIHLQASKEAQRQLTAELDELADRNAECVEMLHESQEEIRELRSKTAPSAGMRRHTSYGLYPMDSLAAEIECTMRRELSVEEETASLDQRVSLKKVFQTVRSINASASRPASATPPIPGSGQSSLVMTAQPFPSNQGEEVPIGQPGCPGGNDLTRALHRLSLRRQNFLCERQFFQAEREKKLQSLGEAERDVEGSGCSSPMGSVLSSFSNLSELSFSSSIFKTFLPEKLQIVKPMEGSLTLHHWQQLAKPHLATILDPHPGVVTKGFCPLVQDAVYRLSDMEEDEVHRGVQEKGAAERGKKEEDEEEGGITFKVRFSSTPDERRDRKQSVSPLPVPLLSPTLSTSPGTPATSSSARSELCMTPPPSSPQPTSRACTTLVQSQSPIFISTSSTTTTTITSSYVQNPGKCPGSTSSTYTFTTCCILHPSDVTQVTQSSQSSLMANTPSSMRTGPSTPVTPCRLSLGDCFPPRRPPVPTRGLAKLVLEKGISAQVSTDTPPPSPKLTTRQPLFRLLPNTPPNSPSHSPSPSPVPPESHQYPADNFLASRPAELFLQDVYGLNLGRAPHPDLPSYSQETLTRVPSLKSGRARPDLGLVERLRRLGFTKVIQGAEAEASAPRQDSATFVSAGGGSLLDGLRRNQSLPAMIGARAGKSAGHPTPPPPHPTTLDIPAPPWGNPKERRRHLASVSHFPPSSAKR from the exons ATGTCACTTCTAAACATCTACAATGAGGAGGTTTACGACAACTTTGCTTTGGAAG CGTATCTTGCTTTGGAGCCCTCTTCTTATTCCCACCCCGGCTCTCAGAGCCTCTCCAAag TCCTCAGTGCTGATCGCGTGGAGCAGATGGCCAAGACTTACAATGACATCGAAGTGGTCTCTCACCTTTTGGCCGAG CGGGACAGAGACTTGGAGCTGGCAGCTCGGATTGGGCAGTCCCTTCTACAGAGGAACCACCTGCTGCAGGAACGCAACGAGGCCTTAGAGGAGCAGCTGGCACAGGCCCTAGACCAG GTTCACCAGCTGCAGCATGAGCTCAGTAAGAAGGACGAGTTGCTGCGGATGGTGGCCAGCGCCTCGGAGGAGAGCGAGACGGACTCCAGCGTGTCCACGCCGCTGCGCCAGCCTCAGCTGCTGGGGGGAACCGCCGCCGCCGCACTCAGCCAGCTGGAGTCTCTGCAGAGCAAGctgcaggagctggaggaggagaaccTGTCACTGAGGTCGGAG GCTTGCCAACTGAAGACCGACACCATCACCTATGAGGAGAAAGAGCAGCAGCTAGTGAGCGACTGTGTAAAGGAGCTCC GTGAGTCCAACAGCCAGATGGGGTCTCTGACTGATGAACTGTCTCAGAAGAACGAGGAGGTGCTCAGACACCAGGAGGAAATCGCTCAGCTGCTCTCCCAGATAGTGGAGCTGCAACACAGAGTGAAGGAG ctgGCTCTGGAGAAAGAAGAGCTGAGGATCCACCTGCAGGCATCTAAAGAGGCTCAGAGACAGCTCACAGCAGAG CTGGACGAGTTGGCCGACAGGAATGCAGAGTGTGTAGAGATGCTCCATGAATCCCAGGAGGAGATCAGAGAACTTCGGAGTAAAACCGCTCCCTCTGCCGGGATGCGAAGGCACACTTCCTACGGCCTCTACCCCATG gACTCTTTGGCAGCGGAGATTGAGTGCACCATGAGGAGAGAGCTGAGTGTAGAGGAGGAGACCGCCTCTCTGGACCAAAG AGTATCCCTGAAGAAAGTCTTTCAAACAGTCCGCTCCATCAACGCCTCAGCATCGCGGCCCGCGTCGGCCACCCCCCCCATCCCTGGCTCAGGACAGAGCTCTCTAGTGATGACTGCACAGCCCTTTCCGTCCAATCAGGG TGAGGAGGTTCCAATTGGCCAGCCTGGCTGTCCGGGAGGGAACGACCTGACCAGAGCCCTGCACCGGCTGTCGCTGCGGCGCCAGAACTTCCTGTGCGAGCGTCAGTTCTTCCAGGCGGAGCGGGAGAAGAAGCTGCAGTCCCTGGGGGAGGCCGAGAGAGACGTGGAGGGCAGCGGTTGCAGCTCACCAATGGGCAGCGTCCTCTCGTCTTTCTCCAACCTGTCAGAACTCTCCTTCAGTTCCAGCATTTTCAAGACCTTCCTGCCTGAGAAGCTTCAGATTGTCAAGCCCATGGAAG GCTCACTGACGCTGCATCACTGGCAGCAGCTGGCTAAACCACACCTAGCCACCATCTTGGACCCCCACCCTGGGGTGGTGACCAAAGGTTTCTGCCCACTGGTTCAGGACGCTGTCTACCGCTTGTCTGATATGGAGGAGGATGAAGTGCACAGAGGTGTCCAGGAAAAGGGGGCGGCAGAGCGGGGCAAGaaagaggaggacgaggaggaaggCGGGATCACATTCAAGGTACGCTTTTCGTCTACCCCCGAcgaaaggagagacagaaagcaatCCGTGTCGCCTCTCCCTGTCCCGCTTCTCTCCCCCACCCTGTCAACATCCCCTGGGACACCTGCCACGTCCTCCTCAGCAAGATCAGAACTCTGTATGACCCCCCCACCCTCATCACCTCAGCCAACTTCAAGAGCCTGTACAACATTGGTCCAATCACAAAGTCCAATTTTTATCTCcacatcatcaacaacaacgaCGACAATAACGTCTTCTTATG TCCAAAATCCAGGGAAGTGTCCAGGCTCCACCTCCTCTACCTACACGTTCACGACATGCTGCATCCTGCACCCCAGTGACGTCACACAGGTCACCCAAAG TTCTCAGTCGTCCCTCATGGCCAACACACCCAGCTCCATGAGGACAGGTCCCAGTACCCCTGTGACTCCTTGCAGGTTGAGTCTGGGGGACTGCTTTCCCCCCCGACGCCCACCTGTGCCCACCCGCGGTCTGGCCAAGCTGGTCCTGGAAAAGGGCATTTCTGCACAAGTCTCCACTGACACCCCTCCACCATCCCCAAAACTAACAACGAGGCAGCCCCTCTTCCGCCTCCTCCCAAACACACCCCCCAACTCCCCCTCACACTCACCTTCTCCCTCCCCTGTGCCCCCGGAGTCCCACCAATACCCGGCAGACAATTTCTTAGCCTCGCGGCCGGCAGAACTTTTCCTCCAGGACGTTTATGGGTTGAATCTGGGCCGCGCCCCACATCCCGATCTACCAAGCTATTCCCAGGAAACTCTAACCCGCGTTCCGTCCCTTAAGTCAGGTCGAGCCAGGCCTGACCTCGGCCTAGTAGAGAGGCTACGGCGGCTGGGATTCACTAAGGTGATCCAGGGAGCAGAGGCCGAGGCTTCAGCGCCACGCCAGGATTCTGCTACTTTTGTGTCAGCAGGTGGGGGAAGCCTGCTGGACGGCCTGAGGCGCAACCAGAGCCTCCCGGCCATGATTGGTGCCCGAGCAGGGAAGTCAGCCGGTCACCcgacacctcctcctcctcaccccaCCACCCTGGACATCCCCGCACCACCCTGGGGAAACCCCAAAGAACGGCGCCGGCATCTTGCCTCTGTCTCCCATTTCCCGCCAAGTTCAGCCAAGCGATAA
- the trak2 gene encoding trafficking kinesin-binding protein 2 isoform X4 codes for MSLLNIYNEEVYDNFALEVLSADRVEQMAKTYNDIEVVSHLLAERDRDLELAARIGQSLLQRNHLLQERNEALEEQLAQALDQVHQLQHELSKKDELLRMVASASEESETDSSVSTPLRQPQLLGGTAAAALSQLESLQSKLQELEEENLSLRSEACQLKTDTITYEEKEQQLVSDCVKELRESNSQMGSLTDELSQKNEEVLRHQEEIAQLLSQIVELQHRVKELALEKEELRIHLQASKEAQRQLTAELDELADRNAECVEMLHESQEEIRELRSKTAPSAGMRRHTSYGLYPMDSLAAEIECTMRRELSVEEETASLDQRVSLKKVFQTVRSINASASRPASATPPIPGSGQSSLVMTAQPFPSNQGEEVPIGQPGCPGGNDLTRALHRLSLRRQNFLCERQFFQAEREKKLQSLGEAERDVEGSGCSSPMGSVLSSFSNLSELSFSSSIFKTFLPEKLQIVKPMEGSLTLHHWQQLAKPHLATILDPHPGVVTKGFCPLVQDAVYRLSDMEEDEVHRGVQEKGAAERGKKEEDEEEGGITFKVRFSSTPDERRDRKQSVSPLPVPLLSPTLSTSPGTPATSSSARSELCMTPPPSSPQPTSRACTTLVQSQSPIFISTSSTTTTTITSSYVQNPGKCPGSTSSTYTFTTCCILHPSDVTQVTQSSQSSLMANTPSSMRTGPSTPVTPCRLSLGDCFPPRRPPVPTRGLAKLVLEKGISAQVSTDTPPPSPKLTTRQPLFRLLPNTPPNSPSHSPSPSPVPPESHQYPADNFLASRPAELFLQDVYGLNLGRAPHPDLPSYSQETLTRVPSLKSGRARPDLGLVERLRRLGFTKVIQGAEAEASAPRQDSATFVSAGGGSLLDGLRRNQSLPAMIGARAGKSAGHPTPPPPHPTTLDIPAPPWGNPKERRRHLASVSHFPPSSAKR; via the exons ATGTCACTTCTAAACATCTACAATGAGGAGGTTTACGACAACTTTGCTTTGGAAG TCCTCAGTGCTGATCGCGTGGAGCAGATGGCCAAGACTTACAATGACATCGAAGTGGTCTCTCACCTTTTGGCCGAG CGGGACAGAGACTTGGAGCTGGCAGCTCGGATTGGGCAGTCCCTTCTACAGAGGAACCACCTGCTGCAGGAACGCAACGAGGCCTTAGAGGAGCAGCTGGCACAGGCCCTAGACCAG GTTCACCAGCTGCAGCATGAGCTCAGTAAGAAGGACGAGTTGCTGCGGATGGTGGCCAGCGCCTCGGAGGAGAGCGAGACGGACTCCAGCGTGTCCACGCCGCTGCGCCAGCCTCAGCTGCTGGGGGGAACCGCCGCCGCCGCACTCAGCCAGCTGGAGTCTCTGCAGAGCAAGctgcaggagctggaggaggagaaccTGTCACTGAGGTCGGAG GCTTGCCAACTGAAGACCGACACCATCACCTATGAGGAGAAAGAGCAGCAGCTAGTGAGCGACTGTGTAAAGGAGCTCC GTGAGTCCAACAGCCAGATGGGGTCTCTGACTGATGAACTGTCTCAGAAGAACGAGGAGGTGCTCAGACACCAGGAGGAAATCGCTCAGCTGCTCTCCCAGATAGTGGAGCTGCAACACAGAGTGAAGGAG ctgGCTCTGGAGAAAGAAGAGCTGAGGATCCACCTGCAGGCATCTAAAGAGGCTCAGAGACAGCTCACAGCAGAG CTGGACGAGTTGGCCGACAGGAATGCAGAGTGTGTAGAGATGCTCCATGAATCCCAGGAGGAGATCAGAGAACTTCGGAGTAAAACCGCTCCCTCTGCCGGGATGCGAAGGCACACTTCCTACGGCCTCTACCCCATG gACTCTTTGGCAGCGGAGATTGAGTGCACCATGAGGAGAGAGCTGAGTGTAGAGGAGGAGACCGCCTCTCTGGACCAAAG AGTATCCCTGAAGAAAGTCTTTCAAACAGTCCGCTCCATCAACGCCTCAGCATCGCGGCCCGCGTCGGCCACCCCCCCCATCCCTGGCTCAGGACAGAGCTCTCTAGTGATGACTGCACAGCCCTTTCCGTCCAATCAGGG TGAGGAGGTTCCAATTGGCCAGCCTGGCTGTCCGGGAGGGAACGACCTGACCAGAGCCCTGCACCGGCTGTCGCTGCGGCGCCAGAACTTCCTGTGCGAGCGTCAGTTCTTCCAGGCGGAGCGGGAGAAGAAGCTGCAGTCCCTGGGGGAGGCCGAGAGAGACGTGGAGGGCAGCGGTTGCAGCTCACCAATGGGCAGCGTCCTCTCGTCTTTCTCCAACCTGTCAGAACTCTCCTTCAGTTCCAGCATTTTCAAGACCTTCCTGCCTGAGAAGCTTCAGATTGTCAAGCCCATGGAAG GCTCACTGACGCTGCATCACTGGCAGCAGCTGGCTAAACCACACCTAGCCACCATCTTGGACCCCCACCCTGGGGTGGTGACCAAAGGTTTCTGCCCACTGGTTCAGGACGCTGTCTACCGCTTGTCTGATATGGAGGAGGATGAAGTGCACAGAGGTGTCCAGGAAAAGGGGGCGGCAGAGCGGGGCAAGaaagaggaggacgaggaggaaggCGGGATCACATTCAAGGTACGCTTTTCGTCTACCCCCGAcgaaaggagagacagaaagcaatCCGTGTCGCCTCTCCCTGTCCCGCTTCTCTCCCCCACCCTGTCAACATCCCCTGGGACACCTGCCACGTCCTCCTCAGCAAGATCAGAACTCTGTATGACCCCCCCACCCTCATCACCTCAGCCAACTTCAAGAGCCTGTACAACATTGGTCCAATCACAAAGTCCAATTTTTATCTCcacatcatcaacaacaacgaCGACAATAACGTCTTCTTATG TCCAAAATCCAGGGAAGTGTCCAGGCTCCACCTCCTCTACCTACACGTTCACGACATGCTGCATCCTGCACCCCAGTGACGTCACACAGGTCACCCAAAG TTCTCAGTCGTCCCTCATGGCCAACACACCCAGCTCCATGAGGACAGGTCCCAGTACCCCTGTGACTCCTTGCAGGTTGAGTCTGGGGGACTGCTTTCCCCCCCGACGCCCACCTGTGCCCACCCGCGGTCTGGCCAAGCTGGTCCTGGAAAAGGGCATTTCTGCACAAGTCTCCACTGACACCCCTCCACCATCCCCAAAACTAACAACGAGGCAGCCCCTCTTCCGCCTCCTCCCAAACACACCCCCCAACTCCCCCTCACACTCACCTTCTCCCTCCCCTGTGCCCCCGGAGTCCCACCAATACCCGGCAGACAATTTCTTAGCCTCGCGGCCGGCAGAACTTTTCCTCCAGGACGTTTATGGGTTGAATCTGGGCCGCGCCCCACATCCCGATCTACCAAGCTATTCCCAGGAAACTCTAACCCGCGTTCCGTCCCTTAAGTCAGGTCGAGCCAGGCCTGACCTCGGCCTAGTAGAGAGGCTACGGCGGCTGGGATTCACTAAGGTGATCCAGGGAGCAGAGGCCGAGGCTTCAGCGCCACGCCAGGATTCTGCTACTTTTGTGTCAGCAGGTGGGGGAAGCCTGCTGGACGGCCTGAGGCGCAACCAGAGCCTCCCGGCCATGATTGGTGCCCGAGCAGGGAAGTCAGCCGGTCACCcgacacctcctcctcctcaccccaCCACCCTGGACATCCCCGCACCACCCTGGGGAAACCCCAAAGAACGGCGCCGGCATCTTGCCTCTGTCTCCCATTTCCCGCCAAGTTCAGCCAAGCGATAA